One window from the genome of Penaeus monodon isolate SGIC_2016 chromosome 2, NSTDA_Pmon_1, whole genome shotgun sequence encodes:
- the LOC119584306 gene encoding calcium permeable stress-gated cation channel 1-like isoform X1, with the protein MCLFTVLRKKAWNYGRLALVQKYESRTKHLGFSQYNVWTQIFYGKDSDMGKIAGENDSVSSLEFNTHIDKGLFSWIPALFKIKDEQILAKSGKDAVQYLSFQSHIIVYMMIVCVISIVIVLPINFQGTLEGGEKEFGHTTLANLAPQSRLMWVHVTLAFLFLPLGILFTRRFSKKLELKEVATTVSRTLMITHVPRRSCHKDTLLRHFQEAYPDIEVTDVQFAYNIRSLQAFAKEKEVAHNARIYCESYMKETHRRLDMRPYKGGVVCGCCDIFGCPTVDAIEYYTEEENRLANEVENEKLKALQRPTGVAFVTFDSIENAKRVLQDHRAKCDCFYSPPTSSASVDLKPHNWIIRVAPVPDDIYWHNLSVTTRHWWLKAILINIMLFLVLFFLTTPAVIINGLDIVPLTGRLSNMSPVLSEFLPTLLLWTMAALLPVIVSYSDQFMSHWTRSAENHSIMRKTFVFLLFMVIILPSLGLTSAKGFMEWLIQSQSQNETFRWECIFLPDNGAFFVNYIITSAFIGTSLELIRFPELFMYMVRLGLSRSEAETASVRKAILYEFPFGVQYAWMLLIFAMTIIYSVSCPLITPFGTLYMIFKHLVDKYNIYFAYGPSRINKNIHTSAINFVIVSIVCLQLSLLFFSLVRQGLKKDITIYSIILLIITCVVFITHNAFHWFKDLSPVEYKKFGNGTANGDTTSVNDDESTTEVACQFVPAVLRDAPSGVESSYDYINQPRSYGTRPRDENGLTNEAGVRSDEDSPRARQSSLYQDYSQAKHLDDLV; encoded by the exons ATGTGTCTGTTTACGGTGTTGAGAAAAAAGGCGTGGAATTATGGCCGTTTGGCGCTTGTTCAGAAGTACGAGAGTAG GACAAAGCATCTTGGCTTCAGTCAGTACAATGT GTGGACACAAATCTTCTACGGGAAGGACAGCGACATGGGCAAGATTGCTGGGGAGAATGACTCCGTGAGTTCCTTGGAGTTCAACACGCACATTGACAAAGGGCTGTTCTCGTGGATTCCGGCCCTGTTTAAGATCAA AGATGAGCAGATCCTAGCCAAGAGTGGTAAGGACGCGGTGCAGTACCTGTCCTTCCAGTCGCACATCATTGTGTACATGATGATCGTGTGTGTCATCAGCATTGTGATCGTACTGCCCATCAACTTCCAGGGGACGCtggaggggggtgagaaggagtTCGGTCACACCACCCTCGCTAATCTTGCGCCTCA GTCACGGTTGATGTGGGTCCACGTGACGcttgctttcctctttctcccgctTGGCATCTTGTTCACCCGGCGATTCTCCAAAAAGCTGGAGCTGAAGGAGGTGGCCACCACCGTCTCGCGCACTCTCATGATCACCCATGTGCCAAGGAGGTCTTGCCACAAAGACACGCTCCTGAGACACTTCCa AGAAGCTTACCCAGATATAGAGGTCACAGATGTTCAGTTCGCATACAACATTCGGTCACTCCAAGCCTTTGCAAAAGAAAA GGAAGTGGCTCATAATGCAAGGATATACTGTGAATCTTACATGAAGGAGACTCACAGACGGCTTGATATGAGACCTTACAAGGGGGGTGTTGTGTGCGGCTGCTGTGACATCTTTGGCTGTCCGACG GTGGATGCCATTGAGTATTACACGGAGGAGGAAAACCGTCTGGCCAACGAGGTGGAGAATGAAAAGCTGAAGGCCCTGCAGAGGCCAACCGGCGTGGCGTTTGTCACCTTCGATAGCATAGAGAATGCCAAGAGAGTCCTCCAAGACCACAGGGCAAAGTGTGACTGCTTCTACAGCCCTCCCACGTCCTCTGCCTCGGTTGACCTCAAGCCACACAACTGGATCATCAGGGTTGCTCCAGTGCCGGATGATATTTATTG GCACAACCTGTCCGTCACTACACGTCACTGGTGGCTGAAGGCTATCCTGATCAACATCAtgttatttttggtgttgttCTTCCTCACAACACCTGCTGTTATCATCAATGGTCTGGATATTGTTCCCCTGACTGGGCGACTCAGTAACATG AGCCCAGTGCTGTCAGAGTTCTTGCCCACCCTGCTCCTGTGGACCATGGCTGCCCTCCTGCCAGTGATCGTGTCGTACTCGGACCAGTTCATGTCTCATTGGACGCGCTCTGCCGAAAACCACTCCATCATGAGGAAGACCTTTGTGTTTCTTCTGTTCATGGTCATTATCCTCCCTTCTCTAGGACTCACCAG TGCCAAGGGTTTCATGGAATGGCTCATCCAGTCACAGTCTCAGAACGAGACCTTCCGCTGGGAATGTATCTTCCTCCCCGATAATGGTGCGTTCTTCGTCAATTACATCATCACCTCGGCATTCATCGGAACATCGCTCGAGTTGATTCGATTCCCGGAGTTATTTATGTACATGGTTCGGCTTGGGCTGTCGAG ATCTGAAGCAGAGACAGCAAGCGTTAGAAAAGCTATTCTCTACGAGTTCCCATTTGGTGTGCAGTATGCCTGGATGCTGCTTATTTTCGCCATGACCATCATTTACTCTGTTTCTTGTCCTCTTATCACACCCTTTG GTACTCTGTACATGATCTTCAAGCACCTGGTTgacaagtataatatatactttgccTATGGACCTTCAAGAATTAATAAGAACATTCATACCTCAGCCATTAATTTTGTGATAGTCTCAATTGTGTGTCTGCAGTTAAgcttgctcttcttctctcttgtgAGGCAAGGGTTGAAAaaagatataactatatacagcATTATTCTGCTGATTATAACATGCGTCGTATTTATCACACACAATGCATTCCATTGGTTCAAGGATCTTAGTCCAGTGGAATACAAG AAATTTGGAAATGGAACTGCCAATGGCGATACTACATCAGTCAATGATGATGAAAGCACAACAGAAGTGGCATGCCAGTTTGTGCCAGCTGTGTTACGAGATGCTCCCAGTGGAGTGGAGAGCAGCTATGACTATATAAACCAGCCACGGAGCTATGGCACACGGCCCAGAGATGAAAACGGGCTGACGAATGAAGCAGGGGTTAGGAGTGATGAAGACAGCCCGCGGGCTAGACAATCTAGTCTCTATCAAGATTATTCCCAAGCAAAG
- the LOC119584306 gene encoding calcium permeable stress-gated cation channel 1-like isoform X2 → MCLFTVLRKKAWNYGRLALVQKYESRWTQIFYGKDSDMGKIAGENDSVSSLEFNTHIDKGLFSWIPALFKIKDEQILAKSGKDAVQYLSFQSHIIVYMMIVCVISIVIVLPINFQGTLEGGEKEFGHTTLANLAPQSRLMWVHVTLAFLFLPLGILFTRRFSKKLELKEVATTVSRTLMITHVPRRSCHKDTLLRHFQEAYPDIEVTDVQFAYNIRSLQAFAKEKEVAHNARIYCESYMKETHRRLDMRPYKGGVVCGCCDIFGCPTVDAIEYYTEEENRLANEVENEKLKALQRPTGVAFVTFDSIENAKRVLQDHRAKCDCFYSPPTSSASVDLKPHNWIIRVAPVPDDIYWHNLSVTTRHWWLKAILINIMLFLVLFFLTTPAVIINGLDIVPLTGRLSNMSPVLSEFLPTLLLWTMAALLPVIVSYSDQFMSHWTRSAENHSIMRKTFVFLLFMVIILPSLGLTSAKGFMEWLIQSQSQNETFRWECIFLPDNGAFFVNYIITSAFIGTSLELIRFPELFMYMVRLGLSRSEAETASVRKAILYEFPFGVQYAWMLLIFAMTIIYSVSCPLITPFGTLYMIFKHLVDKYNIYFAYGPSRINKNIHTSAINFVIVSIVCLQLSLLFFSLVRQGLKKDITIYSIILLIITCVVFITHNAFHWFKDLSPVEYKKFGNGTANGDTTSVNDDESTTEVACQFVPAVLRDAPSGVESSYDYINQPRSYGTRPRDENGLTNEAGVRSDEDSPRARQSSLYQDYSQAKHLDDLV, encoded by the exons ATGTGTCTGTTTACGGTGTTGAGAAAAAAGGCGTGGAATTATGGCCGTTTGGCGCTTGTTCAGAAGTACGAGAGTAG GTGGACACAAATCTTCTACGGGAAGGACAGCGACATGGGCAAGATTGCTGGGGAGAATGACTCCGTGAGTTCCTTGGAGTTCAACACGCACATTGACAAAGGGCTGTTCTCGTGGATTCCGGCCCTGTTTAAGATCAA AGATGAGCAGATCCTAGCCAAGAGTGGTAAGGACGCGGTGCAGTACCTGTCCTTCCAGTCGCACATCATTGTGTACATGATGATCGTGTGTGTCATCAGCATTGTGATCGTACTGCCCATCAACTTCCAGGGGACGCtggaggggggtgagaaggagtTCGGTCACACCACCCTCGCTAATCTTGCGCCTCA GTCACGGTTGATGTGGGTCCACGTGACGcttgctttcctctttctcccgctTGGCATCTTGTTCACCCGGCGATTCTCCAAAAAGCTGGAGCTGAAGGAGGTGGCCACCACCGTCTCGCGCACTCTCATGATCACCCATGTGCCAAGGAGGTCTTGCCACAAAGACACGCTCCTGAGACACTTCCa AGAAGCTTACCCAGATATAGAGGTCACAGATGTTCAGTTCGCATACAACATTCGGTCACTCCAAGCCTTTGCAAAAGAAAA GGAAGTGGCTCATAATGCAAGGATATACTGTGAATCTTACATGAAGGAGACTCACAGACGGCTTGATATGAGACCTTACAAGGGGGGTGTTGTGTGCGGCTGCTGTGACATCTTTGGCTGTCCGACG GTGGATGCCATTGAGTATTACACGGAGGAGGAAAACCGTCTGGCCAACGAGGTGGAGAATGAAAAGCTGAAGGCCCTGCAGAGGCCAACCGGCGTGGCGTTTGTCACCTTCGATAGCATAGAGAATGCCAAGAGAGTCCTCCAAGACCACAGGGCAAAGTGTGACTGCTTCTACAGCCCTCCCACGTCCTCTGCCTCGGTTGACCTCAAGCCACACAACTGGATCATCAGGGTTGCTCCAGTGCCGGATGATATTTATTG GCACAACCTGTCCGTCACTACACGTCACTGGTGGCTGAAGGCTATCCTGATCAACATCAtgttatttttggtgttgttCTTCCTCACAACACCTGCTGTTATCATCAATGGTCTGGATATTGTTCCCCTGACTGGGCGACTCAGTAACATG AGCCCAGTGCTGTCAGAGTTCTTGCCCACCCTGCTCCTGTGGACCATGGCTGCCCTCCTGCCAGTGATCGTGTCGTACTCGGACCAGTTCATGTCTCATTGGACGCGCTCTGCCGAAAACCACTCCATCATGAGGAAGACCTTTGTGTTTCTTCTGTTCATGGTCATTATCCTCCCTTCTCTAGGACTCACCAG TGCCAAGGGTTTCATGGAATGGCTCATCCAGTCACAGTCTCAGAACGAGACCTTCCGCTGGGAATGTATCTTCCTCCCCGATAATGGTGCGTTCTTCGTCAATTACATCATCACCTCGGCATTCATCGGAACATCGCTCGAGTTGATTCGATTCCCGGAGTTATTTATGTACATGGTTCGGCTTGGGCTGTCGAG ATCTGAAGCAGAGACAGCAAGCGTTAGAAAAGCTATTCTCTACGAGTTCCCATTTGGTGTGCAGTATGCCTGGATGCTGCTTATTTTCGCCATGACCATCATTTACTCTGTTTCTTGTCCTCTTATCACACCCTTTG GTACTCTGTACATGATCTTCAAGCACCTGGTTgacaagtataatatatactttgccTATGGACCTTCAAGAATTAATAAGAACATTCATACCTCAGCCATTAATTTTGTGATAGTCTCAATTGTGTGTCTGCAGTTAAgcttgctcttcttctctcttgtgAGGCAAGGGTTGAAAaaagatataactatatacagcATTATTCTGCTGATTATAACATGCGTCGTATTTATCACACACAATGCATTCCATTGGTTCAAGGATCTTAGTCCAGTGGAATACAAG AAATTTGGAAATGGAACTGCCAATGGCGATACTACATCAGTCAATGATGATGAAAGCACAACAGAAGTGGCATGCCAGTTTGTGCCAGCTGTGTTACGAGATGCTCCCAGTGGAGTGGAGAGCAGCTATGACTATATAAACCAGCCACGGAGCTATGGCACACGGCCCAGAGATGAAAACGGGCTGACGAATGAAGCAGGGGTTAGGAGTGATGAAGACAGCCCGCGGGCTAGACAATCTAGTCTCTATCAAGATTATTCCCAAGCAAAG